A genomic region of Exiguobacterium oxidotolerans JCM 12280 contains the following coding sequences:
- a CDS encoding nucleotide sugar dehydrogenase has protein sequence MKLCTIGLGYIGLPSSAMFADHGTEVVGVDIDPRIVQMLNAGDIHIEEPGLEDVIKRVVANGTFRATLTPEQADVFLIAVPTPNLDDTYKSCDLKYVISAVRNLLPHLEKGNVVIVESTIAPRTMDDHVRPLIEEAGFKIGEDVFVVHCPERVLPGQILHELIHNNRIVGGLTEACAEAGAAVYRTFVQGEIVQTDAKTAEMSKLMENTFRDVNIALANELTQVCHQLKINVLDVIEMANMHPRVNLHHPGPGVGGHCLAVDPYFIVAKAPSLARIIHMARDTNVNMPRFVADQAERLVANRVRPKIAVFGVTYKGNVDDMRESPAVEVIEQLLDRGLDVAVCDPHVERSISSRFTLVDEIEAIQGADLALVLVDHDEFKAFDSRRLKNQMRTPVLFDTKGVVGELEDIMVLNFGNLHTHNTMKVDAEAI, from the coding sequence ATGAAACTTTGTACAATCGGACTTGGATATATTGGATTACCTTCTTCTGCGATGTTCGCAGATCACGGCACAGAAGTAGTCGGTGTCGATATCGACCCACGAATCGTTCAAATGTTGAATGCAGGAGATATCCATATTGAAGAACCAGGCTTAGAAGACGTCATCAAACGAGTTGTCGCGAACGGTACGTTCCGTGCGACATTGACGCCGGAACAAGCCGATGTCTTTCTGATTGCCGTTCCGACGCCGAACCTTGACGACACGTATAAATCATGTGACTTGAAGTATGTCATTTCAGCAGTTCGCAATCTATTACCACATTTAGAAAAAGGAAACGTCGTCATCGTCGAATCAACAATCGCACCACGGACGATGGATGACCATGTTCGACCATTGATTGAAGAAGCGGGCTTTAAAATTGGCGAAGACGTGTTCGTCGTCCATTGTCCGGAACGGGTTTTACCGGGACAAATTCTTCATGAATTGATTCATAACAACCGGATTGTTGGTGGGCTGACGGAAGCGTGTGCCGAGGCCGGGGCCGCTGTCTACCGGACATTCGTTCAAGGGGAAATCGTCCAGACGGATGCGAAGACGGCAGAGATGTCGAAGTTGATGGAAAATACATTCCGTGACGTCAACATCGCACTTGCGAACGAATTAACACAAGTGTGTCACCAACTTAAAATTAACGTCCTCGATGTCATTGAGATGGCGAACATGCACCCACGCGTCAACTTGCATCATCCGGGACCGGGTGTCGGAGGACATTGTCTTGCCGTCGATCCGTACTTCATCGTCGCGAAGGCGCCGTCGCTTGCACGAATCATCCATATGGCGCGTGATACGAATGTCAACATGCCACGATTCGTTGCGGATCAAGCAGAACGTCTCGTCGCCAACCGTGTCCGTCCGAAAATTGCTGTCTTCGGTGTCACGTATAAAGGAAACGTTGATGATATGCGGGAAAGTCCAGCAGTTGAAGTCATCGAACAATTGTTAGATCGGGGACTCGATGTCGCAGTCTGTGATCCGCACGTCGAACGCTCGATTTCGTCACGCTTCACATTAGTCGACGAGATTGAAGCAATCCAAGGAGCCGATCTTGCCCTGGTCCTTGTCGATCACGATGAATTCAAGGCATTTGATTCACGTCGTCTGAAAAACCAAATGCGGACGCCGGTCTTATTTGATACGAAAGGCGTCGTCGGAGAGCTTGAAGACATCATGGTCCTTAACTTCGGTAACTTGCATACACATAACACGATGAAAGTAGACGCTGAAGCGATATGA
- a CDS encoding ABC transporter permease: MNNVRTVLHELKDHLYLIVRLSLYETKSQYSMQYLGWFWEIMTPLLQIGVYWVVFGFGIRGGHPVDGIPFVLWLVSGLIAWFFIGSTIPSGSRSIYGRVALVSKMHFPLSTIPAYVILAQFYRHIAMVFLTIILGAAFGYFPGWHTFELLYIIPAGIIFLYAVSLLLSALATMVRDVQNMVTSGMRMLMYLTPIMWVPPDHSIFKTLLMINPLVYLIEGYRSALIGTGYLMGHLWYGCYFWSITAVILMTGATVHIRFRRYFIDYV; encoded by the coding sequence ATGAACAACGTCCGTACTGTTCTCCATGAGTTGAAAGATCATCTTTACCTGATCGTACGTCTTTCACTCTATGAGACAAAAAGCCAATACAGCATGCAATACCTCGGCTGGTTTTGGGAAATCATGACGCCCCTGCTGCAAATCGGTGTCTACTGGGTCGTCTTCGGTTTTGGCATTCGAGGTGGACACCCGGTGGACGGGATTCCGTTTGTCTTATGGTTAGTCAGTGGATTGATTGCCTGGTTCTTTATCGGAAGTACGATTCCAAGCGGGTCCCGTTCCATCTATGGACGGGTCGCGCTAGTCTCGAAAATGCATTTCCCGTTAAGTACGATTCCGGCCTATGTCATTTTGGCACAATTTTACCGGCACATTGCGATGGTCTTTCTGACAATCATTCTTGGAGCTGCCTTTGGTTATTTTCCGGGATGGCATACGTTCGAACTGTTGTACATCATACCAGCAGGAATCATTTTCTTATATGCGGTCTCGCTCCTGTTGTCGGCGCTCGCGACGATGGTCCGGGATGTCCAAAACATGGTCACATCAGGCATGCGGATGTTGATGTATTTGACGCCAATTATGTGGGTCCCACCCGATCATTCCATCTTTAAGACGTTGTTGATGATCAATCCACTTGTTTATTTGATCGAGGGGTATCGTTCAGCCTTAATCGGAACGGGGTATTTGATGGGGCATCTTTGGTACGGCTGTTATTTTTGGAGCATTACCGCAGTGATTTTAATGACAGGTGCAACCGTCCATATCCGATTCCGTCGTTATTTCATTGATTATGTGTAG
- a CDS encoding ABC transporter ATP-binding protein, producing MSHVVFENVSKRYVLYSRPIDKLKEVLFGKMSGKPFYALKNVSFSVEQGEIVGVVGINGSGKSTLSHLLANVTPPTYGQVTLRGKSALIAISSGLNNQLTGRDNIELKGLMMGLNKTQIRMITPDILEFADIGEFIDQPVKTYSSGMRARLGFAISININPDILIIDEALSVGDQTFTEKCLDKMREFRDQGKTIFFISHSLSQVKSFCSKVLWLEYGEVRMFGPTNETMAEYNKYLYWHKQLSKKQVAHYVAKKRTGRSDEIERSVRGETIELSS from the coding sequence ATGAGTCATGTCGTGTTTGAAAATGTCTCGAAGCGATACGTCTTGTATTCGCGTCCGATTGATAAGTTAAAAGAAGTTTTATTTGGCAAGATGAGCGGAAAGCCGTTCTATGCCTTAAAGAATGTATCGTTTTCAGTCGAACAAGGTGAAATCGTTGGTGTCGTTGGCATCAACGGAAGTGGAAAATCAACGTTGTCACATCTCCTTGCGAACGTCACGCCTCCGACGTATGGACAGGTGACGTTACGTGGTAAGTCAGCCTTAATTGCCATATCGAGCGGATTGAACAATCAGTTGACAGGACGTGACAATATCGAGCTCAAGGGGCTGATGATGGGACTGAACAAAACACAAATCCGAATGATTACACCAGACATTTTAGAGTTCGCCGACATCGGAGAATTCATCGACCAACCGGTCAAAACGTATTCGAGTGGGATGCGGGCCCGCTTAGGGTTTGCGATTTCCATCAACATCAATCCAGATATCTTGATTATCGACGAAGCTTTATCGGTCGGCGATCAGACGTTCACGGAAAAGTGTTTGGATAAGATGCGTGAGTTTCGTGATCAAGGGAAGACGATTTTCTTTATCAGCCATTCGCTCAGTCAGGTCAAAAGTTTTTGTTCAAAAGTCTTATGGCTCGAATACGGCGAAGTCCGGATGTTCGGACCAACCAACGAGACGATGGCGGAGTACAACAAGTATCTCTACTGGCATAAACAGTTATCGAAAAAACAAGTTGCGCATTACGTGGCAAAAAAGCGGACAGGACGAAGTGATGAAATCGAACGGTCTGTCCGTGGCGAGACGATTGAATTGTCATCATGA
- the wecB gene encoding non-hydrolyzing UDP-N-acetylglucosamine 2-epimerase, with the protein MKKVMLVFGTRPEAIKMAPVVKALEAREGVEPIVVVTAQHREMLDQVLELFQIVPDHDLDLMRPRQTLEEMTARILNAMRRVLEKEQPNLVLVHGDTTTTFAASLAAFYQQIPVGHVEAGLRTYQKYAPFPEEMNRQLTGVLADFHFAPTDQAAENLRREHKQTPIIVTGNTVIDALKTTVSSDYTHQVLTDLEASGHKLILLTVHRRENHLQLSQIFDAIERLAETHADIEIVYPVHPNPIVLEAAEQLKHHPRIHLIDPLDVFDFHNLAARATFILTDSGGIQEEAPSLGVPVLVLRETTERPEGVAAGTLKLVGTNTERIFEMSHRLLTDEETYREMAQAANPYGDGHAAERIVDAIMSEVPV; encoded by the coding sequence ATGAAAAAAGTCATGCTTGTATTTGGAACGAGACCGGAAGCGATTAAAATGGCGCCCGTCGTCAAAGCACTTGAGGCGCGCGAAGGTGTCGAGCCGATCGTCGTCGTCACGGCGCAACATCGGGAGATGCTTGATCAAGTGCTTGAGTTATTCCAGATTGTTCCCGACCACGATTTAGATTTGATGCGTCCACGACAAACACTCGAAGAAATGACGGCGCGGATTTTGAACGCGATGCGTCGTGTCCTCGAAAAGGAGCAACCCAATCTCGTGTTAGTCCATGGGGATACGACCACGACGTTCGCTGCTTCGCTCGCTGCTTTTTACCAACAGATTCCGGTCGGCCATGTCGAGGCGGGATTACGGACCTACCAAAAATATGCACCATTCCCGGAAGAGATGAATCGTCAATTGACGGGAGTACTGGCTGATTTTCATTTTGCGCCGACAGATCAAGCAGCAGAAAATCTCCGACGCGAGCATAAACAGACACCGATCATCGTGACCGGGAACACCGTCATCGACGCGCTCAAGACAACTGTCTCATCCGACTATACACATCAAGTGTTGACGGACTTAGAGGCGAGCGGACATAAGTTAATTTTACTGACCGTCCACCGGCGCGAAAATCACCTCCAGTTGTCACAAATCTTTGATGCCATCGAACGGTTGGCAGAGACGCATGCCGATATTGAAATCGTCTACCCCGTCCATCCGAATCCAATCGTGCTCGAAGCGGCGGAACAATTGAAACACCATCCGCGAATTCATTTGATTGATCCGCTCGATGTGTTTGATTTTCATAACTTAGCGGCCCGGGCAACGTTTATTTTGACAGACTCTGGCGGCATCCAAGAAGAAGCGCCATCGCTTGGTGTACCAGTACTTGTTCTGCGGGAGACGACAGAACGGCCGGAAGGTGTCGCAGCCGGGACATTAAAACTGGTCGGGACGAATACGGAACGCATTTTTGAAATGAGTCACCGTTTGTTGACGGATGAAGAAACGTACCGTGAGATGGCGCAGGCCGCGAATCCTTACGGCGACGGTCATGCGGCTGAGCGCATCGTTGACGCCATCATGAGCGAGGTCCCGGTATGA
- a CDS encoding MBOAT family O-acyltransferase — protein sequence MLFSSTIFLFVFLPIVLLVYHLVPRFFRNGWLLVASLFFYAWGEPKFVLLMLASILINYLFALMVDTYRHRVGIKLVMASMVITNLALLGWFKYSGFFMASLNQTLQTELFVPEVVLPIGISFFTFQAMSYVIDVYREAGKVQKNPLDLALYIALFPQLIAGPIVRYETVANEINDRQETLPDFALGVRRFIIGLSKKLILANGCGQVADAVFKMNDLSMGLAWIGIIAYALQIYFDFSGYSDMAIGLGLMFGFHFLENFNYPYIAKSVSEFWRRWHISLGSWFRDYVYIPLGGNRVSPLKQYRNLAVVWMLTGLWHGASWTFVAWGAYYGIWIMLEKAFLGKLLRRVPVISTIWTLLLVLVGWVFFRATTFPDALEYLRAMFIPTEVWDERASYQLVQNGVILLLAALAATPLPKILGQWVVERLGKVGQTIQYGYAMVLLFLATSALVASTFNPFIYFRF from the coding sequence ATGCTGTTTAGTTCGACGATTTTCTTATTTGTGTTCTTACCGATCGTCCTGCTTGTCTATCATCTAGTGCCACGATTTTTTCGTAACGGCTGGCTCCTTGTAGCGAGCCTTTTCTTTTACGCTTGGGGAGAACCGAAGTTCGTTTTACTGATGCTTGCGAGTATCCTGATCAACTACTTGTTTGCCCTGATGGTCGACACGTACCGGCATCGTGTCGGAATCAAACTTGTCATGGCGAGCATGGTCATCACGAACCTCGCCCTACTCGGCTGGTTCAAGTACAGTGGCTTTTTCATGGCGTCTTTGAATCAAACGTTGCAGACGGAGCTGTTTGTTCCGGAAGTCGTGTTACCGATCGGGATTTCTTTCTTTACGTTTCAGGCGATGAGTTATGTCATCGATGTCTACCGGGAAGCGGGGAAAGTCCAGAAAAACCCACTTGATTTAGCACTGTACATCGCGTTATTTCCGCAATTGATTGCCGGGCCAATCGTCCGCTACGAGACGGTCGCAAATGAAATCAACGATCGGCAAGAGACATTACCTGATTTCGCGCTCGGTGTCCGTCGTTTTATTATCGGGTTGTCGAAAAAATTGATTTTAGCGAATGGTTGCGGACAAGTGGCAGATGCCGTCTTCAAGATGAATGATTTGTCGATGGGGCTGGCATGGATTGGCATCATCGCCTATGCGCTACAAATTTACTTTGATTTTTCCGGATATAGCGATATGGCGATTGGACTCGGACTGATGTTCGGATTTCATTTTTTGGAAAACTTCAACTATCCGTACATCGCGAAGTCCGTCTCGGAGTTTTGGCGACGTTGGCATATCTCGCTCGGCTCATGGTTCCGTGACTATGTCTATATCCCGCTTGGCGGCAATCGTGTCTCACCGCTCAAACAGTATCGAAATCTCGCCGTCGTCTGGATGCTGACGGGCCTCTGGCATGGTGCAAGTTGGACGTTCGTCGCCTGGGGTGCGTACTACGGGATATGGATTATGCTCGAGAAAGCATTTCTCGGGAAATTATTACGCCGTGTCCCCGTCATTTCGACGATTTGGACACTCCTTCTTGTGTTAGTCGGCTGGGTCTTTTTCCGGGCGACGACATTTCCGGACGCACTCGAGTACTTGCGTGCGATGTTTATCCCGACAGAAGTGTGGGATGAACGGGCCAGTTACCAGCTCGTCCAGAACGGCGTCATCTTACTGCTTGCTGCGCTTGCTGCGACACCGCTACCAAAAATACTGGGTCAGTGGGTCGTCGAACGGCTCGGGAAAGTCGGACAGACGATTCAGTATGGCTATGCGATGGTGTTACTGTTTCTTGCGACATCCGCCCTCGTCGCGAGTACCTTCAATCCGTTCATTTATTTCCGTTTTTAA
- a CDS encoding DHHW family protein, with translation MAHAPLRPDKEQRPRKKYSFERLMMAATAVSFMVILTMVGLGTVLKQDRVMSQLENRSLAKLTPPTTATVVSGAYMGELEKYFTDQLLLRGTLVETQARLSKTVLRQPFRNGIYTAPNDYMIESSQAQVTPIPDGFKKFVKAVDRPVYMALAPSKTVVAEQNGILPDYVASNATVRYKKMVEGFDEAGMTNISLDELKLSDYFKTDHHWNIDGAYFAYQQIVRQLQADKVSIKEVPIASNARKVSGHEYYGSLARKTTLAYATTGDTLAYYDASQFDGIDVCYDNTCQQPVIDESYIKEAGDYADRYEVFLRGNHGIMSMQSDVKGPKLLVLKDSFANPVLPFLARSANLEVVDIRYVNATFDVSVFAKQQQVDGVLFLHNSNITGLMKTYQQKL, from the coding sequence ATGGCACATGCGCCACTCAGACCAGACAAGGAACAGCGGCCACGAAAGAAGTACTCGTTCGAACGACTGATGATGGCGGCGACGGCAGTCAGTTTCATGGTCATCCTGACGATGGTTGGTCTTGGGACGGTCTTGAAACAGGACCGTGTCATGTCACAACTTGAAAATCGTTCGCTCGCAAAATTGACGCCACCAACAACAGCAACAGTCGTCAGTGGGGCATACATGGGAGAACTTGAAAAGTATTTTACCGATCAATTGTTGCTTCGGGGGACACTCGTCGAAACACAAGCCCGCTTGTCAAAAACCGTCTTACGCCAACCGTTTCGAAATGGCATTTATACGGCCCCGAATGACTACATGATTGAGTCGAGTCAGGCACAGGTGACACCGATTCCGGACGGTTTTAAGAAATTTGTCAAAGCCGTTGATCGACCTGTCTACATGGCGCTTGCTCCTTCAAAGACGGTCGTCGCTGAGCAGAACGGGATTTTACCCGATTATGTCGCGTCGAACGCGACAGTCCGGTACAAAAAGATGGTAGAAGGGTTTGACGAGGCAGGGATGACAAACATTTCGCTCGATGAGTTGAAGCTGTCCGATTATTTTAAAACGGATCATCACTGGAACATTGACGGAGCTTATTTTGCCTATCAGCAAATCGTTCGTCAGCTCCAAGCGGACAAGGTATCGATTAAAGAAGTACCCATCGCGTCAAACGCCCGGAAAGTATCCGGTCACGAGTACTATGGATCACTTGCCCGGAAAACGACCCTCGCCTATGCGACGACCGGCGATACACTTGCCTATTACGACGCAAGCCAGTTTGACGGGATTGATGTGTGCTACGACAACACGTGCCAGCAACCGGTCATCGATGAAAGCTATATCAAGGAAGCAGGTGATTATGCTGACCGGTATGAAGTCTTTTTACGCGGTAACCATGGCATCATGTCGATGCAGTCGGACGTCAAGGGGCCAAAATTGCTTGTCCTGAAGGATTCCTTTGCGAATCCGGTCCTGCCGTTTCTCGCCCGAAGTGCAAATCTCGAAGTCGTTGATATCCGGTATGTCAATGCCACGTTTGACGTGTCTGTATTCGCAAAACAACAACAAGTCGACGGTGTACTCTTTTTGCATAACTCGAATATCACCGGCCTGATGAAGACGTATCAGCAGAAACTGTGA